A window of Candidatus Krumholzibacteriota bacterium genomic DNA:
TTCGGCGGCCCGCTGCTCGGATTCTTCGCGGCGAAGAGCGCGTATCTCCGCCGCTGCCCGGGGCGCCTGATCTCGGCGACGGTCGACCGTGAGGGTAATCGCGGCTTCGTGATGACCCTCCAGACGCGCGAGCAGCACATCCGCCGGGAGAAGGCCACCTCGAACATCTGCACGAACGAGGGGCTCTGCGCACTCGCCGCCGGCGCCTACCTGTCCGCCCTCGGCGAGACGGGGTTCCGCGACGTCGCCCTCCAGAGCGCGACGAAGGCGCACGCACTCCGGCGGATGCTCGAGGAGACCGGCGCCGTCGAATTCCCCTTCGGCGGACGGTTCTTCCAGGAGTTCGTCCTCGAACTCCCCGGACCGGCCTGCGTCTTCCTCGAGCGGGCCCGGAAGGCCGGCGTCCTCGCCGGCATCCCGCTGGCGGCGGACTTCCCCGCCCTCGGCGAGGGAGCCCTGCTCGTGGCGGTCACGGAAAAGCGGACGATGCGGGAGCTCGAGACCTACCGGGACCTCGTCCGGGAGACGGGAGGCGGACGATGACGAAGACGATCTTCGAGATCGGCCTGAACGGCCGGAGCGGCGACTACGTCCCGGCGAGCGACGTGCCCGCGGAAGGACTCGACCTGCCGATCGAGCGTACCGGCCCGATCGGCCTGCCGTCGGTGGGCGAGCAGGACCTGGTCCGGCACTACGTCGAGCTGGCGGCGAAGAACTATCACATCGACAAGGGGATGTATCCGCTCGGTTCCTGCACGATGAAATACAATCCCCTGATGAACGAGGAGGTGGCGGGGCTCGAGGGCTTCACCGGGCTTCATCCGGCGCAGGACGCCGGCGACGTCCAGGGGGCGCTTCGTCTCATGCACGAGCTCGAGCGCGACCTCTGCGAGATCACCGGCATGAGCGCCTTCACGCTCCAGCCGGTCGCGGGCGCGCACGGCGAGCTCACCGGCATGATGATCGCGCGCGACTGGTTCCGCGACCGCGGCGAGACCGACCGGCGGACGGTGATCGTCCCCGATTCGGCGCACGGGACCAACCCGGCGAGCGTCGTCTCCTGCGGATTCGTCCCGAAGGTGCTCGCCTCCGACGAGCGCGGGATGGTGGAGCCGGCGGCCCTTCGCGGGGCGGTCGGCGACGACACGGCGGTTCTCATGCTCACCTTGCCGAACACCCTCGGCATCTTCGAGCGGGACATCGCCGCGATCGTCGGGATCGTCCACGACGCGGGCGGGCTCGTCTACATGGACGGGGCGAACATGAACGCCCTCCTCGGCATCGTTCAACCCGGCGCGATCGGGATCGACATCATGCATCTCAACCTCCACAAGACCTTCTCGACGCCGCACGGCGGGGGCGGTCCCGGATCGGGGCCGGTCGGGGTGCGCGGGCACCTGGCCGATTTCCTCCCCGTTCCGCGCGTCGTGGAGGAGAAGGGACGCTTCCGGCTCTCCGGCGAGTCGAGCAAGACGATCGGGTGCGTCCACCGCTGGAACGGCAATTTCAACGTTCTCGTCAAGGCCTGGGCCTACATCCGCCGCCTCGGCGGGCGGGGGCTGCGGGAAGCGTCGGAGAACGCGATCATCAACGCGAACTACCTGATGAAGCTCGTCTCAAGGCACTACCGGGTCACGTACCCCGGGCCCTGCATGCACGAGTTCGTCGCATCGGGCGCCGGCCTGAAGCCGCACGGCGTGAAGACGCTCGACGTGGCCAAGCGGCTGCTCGACTACGGCCTGCACGCGCCGACCGTCTACTTCCCGTTGATCGTCGAGGAGGCCCTGATGATCGAGCCGGTCGAGACGGAGAAGAGGGAGGCGCTCGACGGATTCGCCGCCGCGATGGAAGCGATCGCGCGCGAGGCGGCGGAAAATCCCGACCTGCTGCACGACGCCCCGGTG
This region includes:
- the gcvPB gene encoding aminomethyl-transferring glycine dehydrogenase subunit GcvPB, translated to MTKTIFEIGLNGRSGDYVPASDVPAEGLDLPIERTGPIGLPSVGEQDLVRHYVELAAKNYHIDKGMYPLGSCTMKYNPLMNEEVAGLEGFTGLHPAQDAGDVQGALRLMHELERDLCEITGMSAFTLQPVAGAHGELTGMMIARDWFRDRGETDRRTVIVPDSAHGTNPASVVSCGFVPKVLASDERGMVEPAALRGAVGDDTAVLMLTLPNTLGIFERDIAAIVGIVHDAGGLVYMDGANMNALLGIVQPGAIGIDIMHLNLHKTFSTPHGGGGPGSGPVGVRGHLADFLPVPRVVEEKGRFRLSGESSKTIGCVHRWNGNFNVLVKAWAYIRRLGGRGLREASENAIINANYLMKLVSRHYRVTYPGPCMHEFVASGAGLKPHGVKTLDVAKRLLDYGLHAPTVYFPLIVEEALMIEPVETEKREALDGFAAAMEAIAREAAENPDLLHDAPVTTPVRRLDEAGAARNPDLCWSGECAGD